Proteins encoded in a region of the Elizabethkingia bruuniana genome:
- a CDS encoding NAD(P)H-dependent glycerol-3-phosphate dehydrogenase, which produces MAKKKSGNGISVGVVGSGSFATAIVKMLTENCKTIHWCVRNEFVKGAIELKKHNPSYLTAVLFNLKQLQITTDINELVSACDVIILATPSIYLGKTLEPLNVDLQGKLFVSAIKGIVPEQNDIVAHFLREKHNIGFRSQAVISGPCHAEEVAMERLSYLTVSAAEEENAAKVAKLLESDFIKVNKSSDILGNEYSAVLKNIYAIGAGIAAGLGYGDNFNAVYVSNAIREMELYLDAIYPEPRDVNQSAFLGDLLVTAYSLFSRNRMLGNLIGKGYTVKSAIQSMSMVAEGYYATKSIYEIGKERKLKLPIVNTVYEILYEDKNAEKQFKKLTAKLN; this is translated from the coding sequence ATGGCTAAGAAGAAATCCGGGAACGGTATTAGCGTCGGCGTTGTAGGGAGCGGGAGTTTTGCTACTGCAATAGTAAAGATGCTGACAGAAAACTGTAAAACGATTCACTGGTGTGTAAGAAACGAATTTGTAAAAGGAGCGATAGAACTAAAAAAGCATAATCCTTCATATCTTACAGCTGTACTTTTTAACCTCAAACAGTTGCAAATAACAACAGATATCAATGAACTGGTATCTGCCTGTGATGTTATTATTCTGGCAACTCCCTCTATATACCTTGGTAAGACTTTAGAACCTCTGAATGTTGATCTTCAGGGAAAACTATTTGTATCTGCAATTAAAGGGATTGTACCAGAACAAAATGATATTGTTGCACATTTCCTGAGAGAAAAACACAATATTGGTTTCAGAAGCCAGGCTGTAATTTCTGGTCCTTGTCATGCTGAAGAAGTTGCTATGGAGAGACTTTCTTATCTTACGGTTTCGGCTGCTGAAGAAGAAAATGCTGCCAAAGTAGCTAAACTTTTGGAATCAGATTTCATCAAAGTAAACAAATCTTCGGATATCTTAGGAAACGAGTACAGCGCAGTCCTGAAAAATATTTATGCAATCGGTGCAGGTATAGCAGCAGGTCTGGGTTATGGAGATAACTTTAATGCAGTATATGTTTCCAATGCAATCCGTGAAATGGAATTGTATTTGGATGCAATCTATCCGGAACCAAGAGATGTGAACCAATCTGCATTCCTTGGAGACTTATTGGTAACGGCATATTCTTTATTCAGCCGAAACAGAATGCTGGGGAATTTAATAGGTAAAGGATATACTGTAAAATCAGCAATCCAGTCTATGAGTATGGTGGCGGAAGGTTATTATGCAACAAAAAGTATTTATGAAATCGGAAAGGAAAGGAAATTAAAGCTTCCGATTGTTAATACTGTGTATGAAATCCTATATGAGGACAAGAATGCTGAAAAGCAGTTCAAGAAACTAACAGCGAAACTTAACTAA
- a CDS encoding M23 family metallopeptidase has product MKHFFSSRKNLRYTIYGLLAVVLVQAVVMINFINKKDDKVYQVNLVQIKDKKDSLDYTEVKNNLTQLDRVVKSLSNFLASNNIEAPQIESLDAENLSNGIYLSQQANRYTQALVDYQTKLQQIPLGIPTNGEISSNFGVRKNPIPPKRIVMAGVNLPKTDSAGTATATVKPTQDPEVMQFHKGLDIAVPFGSDVRSAAQGTVIFAGQKGGYGNCVIVSHGNGLATLYGHLSSVLVSPNQQIKVGEVIAKSGNTGRSTGPHLHYEVHKNNTPVNPRLFLGIK; this is encoded by the coding sequence ATGAAACATTTTTTTTCGTCCCGTAAGAATCTAAGATATACCATATATGGTTTATTAGCTGTTGTTCTGGTACAAGCTGTAGTTATGATAAACTTTATAAACAAAAAAGATGATAAAGTCTATCAGGTGAATCTGGTACAAATAAAAGATAAAAAAGACAGTCTGGATTATACGGAAGTAAAAAACAACCTTACACAGTTGGACAGAGTTGTTAAAAGTCTTTCCAACTTTTTGGCATCTAATAATATTGAGGCTCCACAAATTGAATCTCTGGATGCTGAAAATCTTTCAAACGGTATTTACTTAAGCCAGCAGGCCAACCGGTATACGCAAGCTCTTGTAGATTATCAGACAAAGCTTCAGCAAATTCCTCTTGGGATTCCAACCAACGGAGAGATCTCATCTAACTTTGGTGTCAGAAAGAATCCTATTCCTCCAAAAAGAATTGTGATGGCTGGTGTAAACCTTCCTAAAACGGATTCTGCAGGAACTGCAACAGCTACAGTAAAACCAACCCAGGATCCGGAAGTTATGCAGTTTCATAAAGGTTTGGATATTGCCGTTCCTTTTGGTTCTGATGTAAGAAGTGCTGCACAGGGAACTGTAATATTTGCAGGTCAGAAAGGTGGTTACGGAAACTGTGTTATTGTATCTCACGGAAATGGATTAGCTACCTTATATGGACATTTATCCAGCGTATTGGTAAGTCCTAATCAGCAAATAAAAGTAGGCGAAGTCATTGCAAAGTCAGGAAATACAGGGCGTTCCACAGGACCACATCTTCATTACGAAGTACATAAGAATAATACTCCGGTTAACCCAAGATTATTTCTGGGAATAAAATAA
- a CDS encoding SH3 domain-containing protein, with protein sequence MKKTIYYFLALNISTLYFAQETAAVEVAVKARDASDKAAAIAVPVEEAYENYIFHKEVGSTAKIFVDKTNIRDLPGLTGNVVDALPQGTSVKIVQETNIINKIQERSAQWYKIQYNGKEGYVWGANLSVANKLLDGKEFLFGVSGTQKVIDIEGISSNALKGEVSVLEKGELLGSGVFNAGTMENIAGVEFKVDRTKKFKNIDYIIDVSVSGEACGIPTYKQTYFMKKEGFLVALPLLQSVADAGIYYHSEDYNFTGKTANQFVMTTEEAENANPDNDEYKMDGFTKTAVYEWDGDRVMEMSSSVKKFKGKKLQ encoded by the coding sequence ATGAAAAAAACAATTTATTATTTTTTAGCTCTTAATATTTCTACCTTATATTTTGCTCAGGAAACAGCTGCTGTCGAAGTTGCTGTAAAGGCGCGGGATGCTTCGGATAAAGCTGCAGCTATTGCTGTACCAGTGGAAGAAGCTTATGAAAATTATATATTTCACAAAGAGGTTGGAAGTACGGCTAAAATTTTTGTAGATAAAACCAATATCAGAGATCTTCCGGGGCTTACAGGGAATGTTGTAGATGCTTTGCCGCAAGGGACTTCTGTGAAAATTGTTCAGGAGACCAATATTATAAACAAAATACAGGAAAGAAGTGCCCAGTGGTACAAAATCCAGTATAATGGAAAGGAGGGATATGTCTGGGGAGCCAATCTAAGTGTAGCCAATAAGCTATTAGATGGAAAAGAATTTCTTTTTGGAGTTAGCGGAACTCAGAAGGTTATAGATATAGAAGGCATCAGTAGCAATGCATTAAAAGGAGAGGTAAGTGTTCTGGAAAAAGGAGAGCTTTTAGGTTCCGGAGTTTTCAATGCAGGTACTATGGAAAATATTGCAGGAGTTGAATTTAAGGTTGACAGAACTAAAAAATTCAAAAATATTGACTATATCATAGATGTATCTGTTTCTGGTGAAGCTTGTGGTATACCTACCTATAAACAAACTTACTTTATGAAAAAGGAAGGATTCTTAGTAGCCTTACCATTGTTGCAATCTGTGGCAGATGCTGGTATTTATTACCATTCAGAAGACTATAACTTTACCGGAAAAACTGCAAATCAGTTTGTCATGACGACAGAAGAGGCAGAAAATGCTAATCCGGATAATGATGAATATAAAATGGATGGATTTACCAAAACGGCTGTCTATGAATGGGATGGCGACAGAGTTATGGAAATGAGTTCTTCAGTCAAAAAATTTAAAGGAAAAAAACTGCAGTAA
- the prmA gene encoding 50S ribosomal protein L11 methyltransferase gives MTQYLEFDFKIEPVEPWNEILMAELIEQGFDSFTENPDGILAYIQAELLNEEELKNQWLLNHDDVKISYTYKEMPNINWNEEWEKNFQPINVEDKVLIRAEFHESQGLEEEIIIQPKMSFGTGHHATTYLMIQQMMDMDFQGKQVLDMGCGTSVLAIYAKKKGASDVLGIDIDEWAVENSRENAERNNTPMRVELGTADNLGQEKFEIILANINRNILISDIPRYVEVLEPGGSLLLSGLCFFDVDDILQVCEEQNLQLQKKLQREEWVSLLLTK, from the coding sequence ATGACACAATACTTAGAATTCGATTTTAAAATAGAACCTGTAGAGCCTTGGAATGAAATTCTGATGGCTGAACTGATAGAGCAGGGATTTGACAGTTTTACTGAGAACCCGGATGGGATCTTAGCTTATATTCAGGCGGAATTACTTAATGAAGAAGAGCTTAAAAATCAGTGGCTGCTGAATCATGATGATGTGAAAATTTCTTATACCTATAAAGAAATGCCTAACATCAACTGGAATGAAGAATGGGAGAAAAACTTCCAACCGATTAATGTAGAAGATAAAGTTTTAATCCGTGCAGAATTCCATGAATCACAAGGATTGGAAGAAGAAATTATCATTCAGCCGAAAATGTCTTTCGGAACCGGGCACCATGCTACTACATATCTTATGATCCAACAGATGATGGATATGGATTTCCAGGGAAAACAAGTACTGGATATGGGGTGTGGAACTTCTGTTTTAGCTATTTATGCTAAAAAGAAAGGCGCTTCAGATGTTTTAGGAATCGATATTGATGAATGGGCAGTGGAGAATTCCAGAGAGAACGCAGAACGTAATAATACACCAATGCGTGTAGAATTGGGAACTGCTGATAACCTGGGACAGGAAAAATTCGAGATTATTTTAGCGAATATTAACCGTAATATTCTTATCTCCGATATTCCACGATATGTTGAGGTATTGGAGCCGGGAGGTTCTTTATTGCTTTCAGGATTATGTTTCTTCGATGTAGACGATATTTTACAGGTCTGCGAAGAACAGAATCTTCAGTTGCAGAAGAAGTTACAAAGAGAAGAATGGGTTTCATTACTTCTGACTAAATAA
- the tpiA gene encoding triose-phosphate isomerase, with translation MRKKIVAGNWKMNKNYTEAQELMHELDRYKKHNAINCEVYIAPPALYITTAKNIFLNDNVGVFAQDMSEHTSGAYTGEISADMLASVNATGAIIGHSERRQYHGETDSHCNRKVKLALDNGLVPIYCNGETLEQRKSGQHFEVIKNQTEVALFTLSAEEIKKVVIAYEPVWAIGTGETASPEQAQEIHAHIRSLIAAKYGQEVADEISILYGGSVKPDNAKEIFSKPDVDGGLIGGAALKIEDFTAIIKAFD, from the coding sequence ATGAGAAAGAAAATCGTTGCAGGAAACTGGAAAATGAATAAAAATTATACTGAAGCTCAGGAACTAATGCATGAGTTAGACAGATATAAAAAGCATAATGCTATCAACTGTGAGGTTTACATTGCACCACCGGCACTTTATATAACTACTGCTAAAAATATTTTCTTAAATGATAACGTAGGTGTTTTTGCTCAGGATATGTCGGAACACACCAGCGGAGCTTATACTGGTGAGATTTCAGCTGATATGTTGGCTTCAGTTAATGCAACAGGTGCTATTATTGGCCACTCAGAAAGAAGACAATACCACGGGGAAACAGACAGCCACTGCAACAGAAAAGTAAAATTAGCTTTAGATAATGGTCTTGTGCCAATCTACTGTAACGGAGAAACTTTGGAGCAGCGTAAATCTGGACAGCATTTTGAGGTTATTAAAAACCAGACTGAAGTTGCGCTTTTCACTCTTTCAGCAGAAGAGATTAAAAAAGTAGTAATCGCTTACGAACCGGTTTGGGCTATCGGAACCGGAGAAACTGCTTCACCAGAGCAAGCTCAGGAAATTCATGCACATATCCGTTCACTTATTGCTGCTAAATACGGGCAGGAAGTAGCTGATGAAATTTCTATCCTTTATGGCGGAAGTGTAAAACCGGATAATGCAAAAGAAATATTCTCTAAACCAGATGTGGACGGAGGTCTTATTGGTGGAGCTGCATTGAAAATAGAAGATTTCACTGCAATTATTAAGGCTTTTGACTAA
- a CDS encoding S9 family peptidase, whose product MKNKYLGLILMSTTILQAQQFPDIKAPVAEKQEHIREIHGDKVSDPYYWMIDYFKKGANSEKVVDYLKAENTYWTGMMKDTEPFREKLFQEMKNRIKEKDESVPVFRNGYYYYTRTDAGKQYFKYCRKKGDLKAPEEVLLDVDKLAEGHAYYAASGFSISPDNMKMIYGVDDVSRRQYKLFLKDLSTGKTTDLGIINTTGSATWANDNKTIFYTAKNPETLLTEKIFRHSLGTDPSKDVLVYEEKDKSNYIGVGKSKNEKFIMISSGATTSSEIRYLDADNPAGTFKVFQPRMKDVIYDVTPLEDRFLVTTNKDALNFKVVETPLDKTGVENWKDFIPHRKDVLMQGITEFKNYLVFSERQNGLSQLVIYDRKTGKKEFLKFDEPAYTVYSSGNPEYNTDNFRFGYTSMITPSSQFEQNLKTGKRILLKQQEVLGGYDKNNYETERLFATAKDGTKIPISIVYKKGYKKDGKSPLLLYAYGSYGSSMDATFSSTRLSLLDRGFAYAIAHIRGGQEMGRQWYEDGKMMKKKNTFTDFIDAGEYLVNQKYTSPKHLYAQGGSAGGLLMGAVVNMKPELWNGVISQVPFVDVVNTMMDESIPLTTNEYDEWGNPNNKEAYFYMKSYSPYENVEKKNYPNLLVTTGLHDSQVQYFEPAKWVARLRDMKTDKNVLMLKTDMDYGHGGASGRFDYLKDVALVYAFMFKLEGINK is encoded by the coding sequence ATGAAAAATAAATACTTAGGATTAATACTTATGAGTACGACTATACTTCAGGCTCAGCAATTTCCTGATATAAAAGCACCAGTTGCCGAAAAGCAGGAACACATACGGGAAATTCACGGTGATAAAGTAAGTGACCCTTATTACTGGATGATAGATTACTTCAAAAAAGGAGCTAACTCCGAAAAAGTTGTAGACTATCTGAAAGCTGAAAATACTTACTGGACAGGGATGATGAAGGATACGGAGCCTTTCAGAGAAAAACTTTTCCAGGAAATGAAGAACCGCATCAAGGAAAAAGATGAGTCTGTTCCTGTTTTCAGAAATGGTTATTACTATTATACCCGTACAGACGCTGGTAAGCAATATTTTAAATACTGCCGGAAGAAAGGTGACCTGAAAGCTCCCGAGGAAGTACTCTTAGATGTAGACAAACTTGCAGAGGGACATGCCTACTATGCTGCATCAGGATTTAGTATAAGCCCCGATAATATGAAAATGATTTATGGGGTAGATGATGTATCCAGAAGACAGTATAAACTTTTTCTGAAAGACTTATCTACAGGTAAAACAACAGATTTAGGGATAATCAATACAACGGGATCTGCAACATGGGCCAATGATAATAAGACTATTTTCTATACAGCTAAAAATCCCGAAACACTTTTAACAGAGAAAATTTTCAGACACAGCTTAGGAACCGATCCTTCAAAGGATGTATTGGTTTATGAAGAAAAAGATAAAAGTAACTATATCGGAGTTGGAAAATCCAAGAATGAGAAATTCATTATGATCTCTTCAGGGGCTACAACCTCTTCCGAAATAAGATATCTGGATGCAGATAATCCTGCAGGAACATTCAAAGTTTTCCAGCCGAGAATGAAAGATGTAATATATGATGTTACGCCATTGGAAGACAGATTTCTAGTTACAACCAACAAAGATGCTTTAAACTTTAAAGTTGTAGAGACTCCTTTGGACAAAACCGGAGTTGAAAACTGGAAAGACTTTATCCCGCACAGAAAAGATGTGCTAATGCAAGGGATTACAGAATTCAAAAATTATCTGGTATTTAGTGAAAGACAAAATGGACTTTCACAACTGGTAATATATGACAGAAAAACCGGTAAAAAAGAGTTTCTGAAATTTGATGAACCTGCATATACCGTTTATTCCTCCGGAAATCCGGAATATAATACCGATAATTTCCGTTTCGGTTATACTTCTATGATTACGCCGAGTTCTCAGTTTGAACAAAATTTGAAAACGGGAAAAAGAATATTATTGAAACAACAGGAAGTCTTAGGTGGTTATGACAAAAATAACTATGAAACCGAAAGACTTTTTGCTACAGCAAAAGACGGGACTAAAATTCCGATTTCCATTGTTTATAAGAAAGGCTACAAGAAAGACGGAAAGTCTCCTTTGCTTTTATACGCTTATGGTTCCTACGGAAGTTCTATGGATGCCACATTCAGCAGTACAAGATTAAGCCTTCTGGACAGAGGATTTGCTTATGCCATAGCACATATCCGCGGTGGACAGGAGATGGGAAGACAGTGGTATGAAGACGGTAAAATGATGAAAAAGAAAAATACTTTTACCGATTTTATTGATGCCGGAGAATATCTGGTGAACCAAAAATATACTTCTCCAAAACATTTGTACGCTCAGGGTGGAAGCGCCGGAGGTCTGTTAATGGGAGCTGTTGTAAATATGAAACCCGAACTGTGGAATGGTGTAATTTCTCAGGTTCCGTTTGTAGATGTTGTGAATACAATGATGGATGAAAGTATTCCGTTAACCACAAATGAATATGATGAGTGGGGGAATCCTAATAATAAAGAAGCTTATTTCTATATGAAGTCTTATTCTCCATACGAGAATGTAGAAAAGAAAAACTATCCTAATCTTTTGGTCACTACAGGTTTACACGATTCTCAGGTACAGTATTTTGAACCTGCGAAATGGGTGGCGAGATTGAGAGATATGAAAACGGATAAAAATGTACTGATGCTGAAAACCGATATGGACTATGGTCATGGCGGAGCTTCAGGAAGATTCGATTATCTGAAAGATGTTGCCTTAGTATATGCTTTTATGTTCAAATTAGAAGGAATTAATAAATAA
- a CDS encoding M28 family peptidase has protein sequence MKKKYLQVVIGLAFFCLGNAQQYKNPLVSAIKESDLRTDMFEIAADQFRGREAGTLDELKVSMWLANKASESGMKPAGDNGTFFQFYEMYRHQVSPQSSLKIGDRDLKLWKDFLVTEPVNANINADMLYAGNAEPEDLQKLNIKGKVLVVNSSAKGIKQDMFLFQRRYPGFVKAKYYNTAFKLGAKAIIFITDDIAEKSWVEVYPQMTRGLYGVEGLREKVENNMPVVWIRKSDADQLKNSTKVSLNLMTETYRYPSVNVIGKIEGTDPKLKNEYVLISGHQDHDGIRHPVKNDTIYNGADDNASTCVAMLAMVRAYKLQPGKRSILFVFHGAEERGLLGSRWHASHPVVPKEQIVAVLNGDMIGRNSNDEAALLGGNTPHKNSEELVKMAEEANNEGTKFRYLKDWDSPEHAEYFYFRSDHLPYARIGIPALFFTSVLHNQYHTPQDESENINYKKLYKMTEWMYRTSWKVANESQRPGLIPNFSLER, from the coding sequence ATGAAAAAGAAATATTTACAAGTGGTTATTGGTCTGGCGTTTTTTTGTCTGGGCAATGCACAACAGTATAAAAATCCGTTGGTTTCAGCTATCAAAGAATCAGATCTTAGAACAGATATGTTCGAGATTGCTGCGGATCAATTTCGTGGCAGGGAAGCGGGAACTCTGGATGAACTTAAGGTATCTATGTGGCTGGCTAATAAAGCCAGTGAGTCCGGAATGAAACCCGCAGGAGATAACGGAACTTTTTTTCAGTTTTATGAAATGTACAGACACCAGGTGTCTCCACAGAGCAGTCTGAAGATTGGAGATCGTGATTTAAAATTATGGAAAGACTTTCTGGTAACGGAACCCGTAAATGCTAATATCAATGCTGATATGTTATATGCCGGAAATGCAGAACCGGAAGACTTACAAAAATTAAATATTAAAGGAAAAGTTCTTGTTGTCAACAGTTCGGCAAAAGGGATAAAACAAGATATGTTTCTTTTCCAGAGACGGTATCCGGGATTTGTAAAAGCAAAATATTATAATACAGCTTTTAAGCTTGGGGCAAAGGCTATTATATTTATTACCGATGACATTGCTGAAAAAAGCTGGGTAGAAGTATATCCGCAAATGACAAGAGGATTGTATGGTGTTGAAGGTCTGAGAGAGAAAGTAGAGAACAATATGCCTGTTGTATGGATTAGAAAATCTGATGCAGACCAGTTGAAAAATAGTACTAAAGTTTCATTAAATCTGATGACTGAAACTTACAGATATCCTTCTGTAAACGTTATCGGCAAAATAGAAGGCACAGATCCGAAATTAAAAAATGAATACGTTCTGATTAGCGGCCACCAGGATCATGATGGAATACGGCATCCTGTAAAGAATGATACAATTTATAATGGTGCGGATGATAATGCCAGTACCTGTGTTGCCATGCTGGCAATGGTAAGAGCCTATAAACTGCAGCCTGGTAAAAGAAGTATTCTTTTTGTATTTCATGGTGCTGAAGAAAGAGGATTATTGGGATCCAGATGGCATGCATCACATCCTGTAGTTCCAAAAGAGCAAATCGTTGCTGTACTGAACGGGGATATGATCGGGAGGAATAGTAATGATGAAGCAGCTTTATTAGGCGGAAATACTCCGCATAAAAATTCCGAAGAGCTTGTGAAAATGGCTGAAGAGGCTAATAATGAAGGAACAAAATTCAGATACCTGAAAGATTGGGATTCTCCTGAACATGCTGAATATTTTTACTTCAGAAGTGATCATCTTCCATATGCAAGGATTGGAATTCCGGCATTGTTTTTTACCAGTGTTTTGCACAATCAGTACCATACCCCTCAGGACGAGTCGGAAAATATCAATTACAAAAAACTGTATAAGATGACAGAATGGATGTACAGAACTTCATGGAAAGTAGCCAATGAATCTCAACGTCCGGGTTTAATTCCTAATTTTTCTTTAGAAAGATAG
- a CDS encoding BT_3928 family protein, with product MKRFIRVFVAIIFIISGFVKAVDPVGFSFKLEEYFSPSVFNIPFLEKLALPIAIIVVTVELLLGVLLLLKIRVKRTLLSLLIICIFFAFLTFYSAYFNVVTDCGCFGDALKMTPWTSFTKDMVLLVLIAILLKMYKNDESNKVHFLKSGFPRMTLFLLSCIFLTVIILKGILGEPYIDFRDYKIDTDLKAEKAKIEANPSEYEVFYTLKNTKTGEEKTMSQNDYLSTNIWKDETWQIESDKTKEKLKKQGYDSTIKNFKITDSDGQDVTEQILNEPRIIMIFTYKPEKLSKEMINKIENGLLSRKSKVYAVSTQENTFTKVPHGTMDGTAIKTIARSNPFVLILENGKIVFKQEAKDYFNN from the coding sequence ATGAAAAGATTTATCAGAGTTTTTGTAGCCATTATATTTATTATATCGGGCTTTGTAAAAGCAGTAGATCCTGTAGGATTTTCCTTTAAACTGGAAGAGTATTTCTCGCCTTCAGTGTTTAATATTCCTTTTCTGGAAAAACTGGCATTGCCTATCGCTATAATAGTCGTTACAGTAGAGCTTCTGTTAGGCGTTTTGCTGTTACTGAAAATAAGAGTAAAACGTACATTACTCTCACTTCTTATCATCTGTATATTCTTTGCTTTCCTTACTTTCTATTCTGCATACTTCAATGTAGTAACGGATTGTGGCTGTTTTGGTGATGCGCTGAAAATGACACCATGGACCTCTTTTACAAAGGACATGGTATTGTTGGTACTGATAGCGATATTGCTTAAAATGTATAAAAATGACGAAAGCAATAAAGTACATTTTCTGAAAAGTGGTTTCCCACGAATGACGTTGTTTTTGTTAAGCTGTATTTTCCTTACTGTTATTATATTGAAAGGGATACTGGGAGAACCTTACATAGACTTCAGAGATTATAAAATCGATACAGATCTGAAAGCTGAAAAAGCGAAAATAGAAGCTAATCCTTCCGAATACGAAGTTTTCTATACCCTGAAAAATACGAAGACAGGAGAAGAGAAAACAATGTCACAGAACGACTATCTTTCTACCAATATCTGGAAAGATGAAACCTGGCAGATAGAGTCTGATAAGACTAAGGAGAAACTGAAAAAGCAAGGTTACGATTCTACTATTAAAAACTTTAAGATTACAGATTCAGACGGACAGGATGTTACTGAGCAGATCCTTAATGAACCAAGAATTATAATGATCTTTACCTATAAGCCTGAAAAACTATCGAAGGAAATGATTAACAAAATTGAAAACGGACTTCTAAGCAGAAAGTCTAAAGTATATGCGGTTTCTACACAAGAAAATACCTTTACCAAAGTGCCACATGGTACGATGGATGGTACAGCTATAAAAACTATTGCACGAAGCAATCCTTTTGTACTGATTCTGGAAAACGGAAAAATTGTTTTCAAGCAGGAAGCAAAAGATTATTTTAATAATTAA
- a CDS encoding DUF1599 domain-containing protein yields the protein MQNTAIEFDEIISECRDLFSKKMHDYGAAWRVLRPSSITDQIYIKVNRIRTLQMTTVKMVDEDERGEFIAIVNYSIIGLIQLEKGLAESLDDDQEQIIQLYDHYANEAKELMLRKNHDYGEAWREMRISSITDLIYQKVLRTKQIEDNKGKTLVSEGLDANYFDMLNYAVFCLIKMKD from the coding sequence ATGCAAAATACAGCAATTGAGTTTGATGAAATAATCTCCGAGTGCAGAGATTTGTTTAGTAAAAAAATGCACGATTACGGAGCTGCGTGGCGGGTATTGCGCCCAAGTTCTATTACCGATCAGATTTACATAAAAGTGAACCGTATCCGTACCCTGCAAATGACGACAGTAAAAATGGTAGATGAAGACGAAAGGGGAGAATTCATTGCTATCGTTAACTATTCTATTATTGGATTAATTCAGCTTGAAAAAGGACTTGCCGAATCGCTGGACGATGATCAGGAACAGATTATCCAACTGTATGATCATTATGCTAACGAAGCCAAAGAGCTTATGCTGCGTAAAAACCATGATTACGGAGAAGCGTGGCGTGAGATGCGCATTTCTTCTATTACGGATTTGATCTACCAAAAAGTACTGAGAACAAAACAGATTGAAGATAACAAAGGAAAAACTTTAGTTTCCGAAGGTTTAGATGCCAACTATTTCGATATGCTGAACTATGCCGTTTTCTGTCTCATCAAAATGAAAGATTAG
- the folP gene encoding dihydropteroate synthase, translating to MNTYKKQLSVNHNFSINCRGKLVSLEKPLIMGILNLTPDSFSDGGQFGQEKAALEHAEKMISEGASIIDIGPQSTNPNSKQIDAKEEIERLGKVISLLKKEFPETLISVDTFYAETVKYAADEGMDIINDISGGQFDPQMFKTAAETGLPYILMHINPSFGEMHDKIQHKDITLSINQFFSEKVWELTELRVHDIILDPGFGFGKTIEDQYTMTEEAEYFGFGRLPLLIGISRKSFIYKSLGKSPLEIVEETQKLHLKLLHKGAKILRVHDVAETKKTIDLFLNNY from the coding sequence ATGAACACTTATAAAAAACAACTTTCTGTAAATCATAATTTTAGTATCAATTGCCGTGGAAAATTAGTTTCCCTTGAAAAACCACTCATCATGGGAATTCTGAACCTTACTCCGGATTCTTTCTCTGATGGCGGGCAATTTGGTCAGGAAAAAGCAGCTTTAGAACACGCTGAAAAAATGATTTCGGAAGGAGCTTCTATCATCGATATCGGACCTCAGTCTACCAATCCTAACTCAAAGCAGATTGATGCAAAGGAGGAAATAGAACGCTTGGGTAAAGTAATCTCATTACTAAAAAAAGAGTTTCCGGAAACGCTGATATCTGTTGATACGTTTTATGCTGAGACGGTAAAATATGCAGCTGATGAGGGAATGGATATCATTAATGATATTTCAGGCGGTCAGTTTGATCCCCAAATGTTTAAAACGGCTGCTGAAACGGGATTACCTTATATTCTCATGCATATTAATCCAAGCTTTGGAGAGATGCATGATAAAATACAGCACAAGGACATCACACTTAGTATCAATCAGTTTTTCTCTGAAAAAGTCTGGGAGCTTACAGAACTAAGGGTACACGATATTATATTGGATCCCGGATTTGGATTCGGAAAAACAATAGAAGACCAGTATACAATGACTGAAGAAGCTGAATATTTCGGATTCGGAAGACTTCCTTTACTTATTGGTATTTCCCGAAAATCTTTTATTTACAAATCTCTGGGCAAATCACCTTTGGAAATCGTAGAAGAAACCCAAAAGTTACATTTAAAATTACTGCATAAGGGAGCAAAAATCTTACGGGTACACGATGTTGCTGAAACTAAAAAAACAATTGATCTTTTCCTGAATAATTATTGA